A stretch of Argiope bruennichi chromosome 10, qqArgBrue1.1, whole genome shotgun sequence DNA encodes these proteins:
- the LOC129987819 gene encoding ankyrin-3-like isoform X2: protein MRTLQLLLDMGADPNVADDMGYTPVHICAEKGYAHLIKILMSYGARIHFTEINSQSYDERNIHRALIDEPLRLAIRNSHHKTQHFLLDRGANPNAAYFRGSEINLVNSSNVKSIELLLQYGADVNARDWQGLTPLMKACRSRGNKQTVHLLLKHGADINAMSEGDEQTALHYAVLNGNLEIAKLLVNNGASVSFPSEQTKPPPLYYAVLRGNVEMLEFLLDSGADINALSNALGSALHLTLTDDISNQLEIVHTLLRRGANPNAITVEDGKTVLQPPIGEYLQNSEHPRIEIIKLLLKFQEFNSENL, encoded by the exons ATGAGAACTTTACAGCTTCTTTTGGATATGGGGGCCGATCCCAATGTTGCTGATGACATGGGATATACACCTGTTCACATATGTGCAGAAAAGGGCTATGCAcatctaataaaaattcttatgtcATACGGGGCTCGTATACATTTCACAGAA ATCAACTCTCAAAGCTATGACGAAAGAAATATTCACCGAGCTTTAATTGATGAGCCTTTGCGATTAGCTATTCGAAATTCTCATCACAAGACGCAACATTTCTTGTTGGATCGCGGTGCTAATCCTAATGCAGCTTATTTCCGAGGAAGTGAGATAAATTTGGTGAATTCATCAAATGTAAAATCCATAGAGTTGCTGTTACAATATGGGGCTGATGTAAATGCAAGAGACTGGCAAGGATTGACTCCTCTTATGAAGGCTTGCCGAAGTCGAGGAAACAAGCAAACTGTACATTTGTTGCTTAA acaCGGGGCAGATATCAATGCTATGAGTGAAGGAGACGAACAAACAGCTCTCCACTATGCTGTGCTGAACGGCAACCTGGAAATAGCAAAACTTCTGGTCAATAACGGAGCCAGCGTCTCTTTTCCTTCAGAACAAACAAAGCCTCCTCCTTTATACTATGCAGTACTTCGAGGGAATGTTGAAATGTTAGAATTTCTTCTAGATTCTGGGGCTGACATCAACGCTCTTTCTAACGCTCTTGGCTCAGCTCTACATCTTACTCTTACAGACGACATATCCAATCAACTGGAGATTGTTCACACCCTTTTACGTCGAGGAGCCAATCCGAATGCCATTACTGTAGAAGATGGGAAAACAGTTTTGCAACCCCCTATCGGAGAATATCTGCAGAATTCCGAACATCCGAGAATAGAAATCATTAAATTGCTTCTAAA ATTTCAAGAATTCAACTCAGAAAATCTCTAA
- the LOC129987819 gene encoding ankyrin-3-like isoform X1, translating into MRTLQLLLDMGADPNVADDMGYTPVHICAEKGYAHLIKILMSYGARIHFTEINSQSYDERNIHRALIDEPLRLAIRNSHHKTQHFLLDRGANPNAAYFRGSEINLVNSSNVKSIELLLQYGADVNARDWQGLTPLMKACRSRGNKQTVHLLLKHGADINAMSEGDEQTALHYAVLNGNLEIAKLLVNNGASVSFPSEQTKPPPLYYAVLRGNVEMLEFLLDSGADINALSNALGSALHLTLTDDISNQLEIVHTLLRRGANPNAITVEDGKTVLQPPIGEYLQNSEHPRIEIIKLLLKYGARIILEIQKNHNLGILKVIHRVHIGLNPEIMILLLEASESFNVCYIRQSEQLTEDHKGMLYAKAL; encoded by the exons ATGAGAACTTTACAGCTTCTTTTGGATATGGGGGCCGATCCCAATGTTGCTGATGACATGGGATATACACCTGTTCACATATGTGCAGAAAAGGGCTATGCAcatctaataaaaattcttatgtcATACGGGGCTCGTATACATTTCACAGAA ATCAACTCTCAAAGCTATGACGAAAGAAATATTCACCGAGCTTTAATTGATGAGCCTTTGCGATTAGCTATTCGAAATTCTCATCACAAGACGCAACATTTCTTGTTGGATCGCGGTGCTAATCCTAATGCAGCTTATTTCCGAGGAAGTGAGATAAATTTGGTGAATTCATCAAATGTAAAATCCATAGAGTTGCTGTTACAATATGGGGCTGATGTAAATGCAAGAGACTGGCAAGGATTGACTCCTCTTATGAAGGCTTGCCGAAGTCGAGGAAACAAGCAAACTGTACATTTGTTGCTTAA acaCGGGGCAGATATCAATGCTATGAGTGAAGGAGACGAACAAACAGCTCTCCACTATGCTGTGCTGAACGGCAACCTGGAAATAGCAAAACTTCTGGTCAATAACGGAGCCAGCGTCTCTTTTCCTTCAGAACAAACAAAGCCTCCTCCTTTATACTATGCAGTACTTCGAGGGAATGTTGAAATGTTAGAATTTCTTCTAGATTCTGGGGCTGACATCAACGCTCTTTCTAACGCTCTTGGCTCAGCTCTACATCTTACTCTTACAGACGACATATCCAATCAACTGGAGATTGTTCACACCCTTTTACGTCGAGGAGCCAATCCGAATGCCATTACTGTAGAAGATGGGAAAACAGTTTTGCAACCCCCTATCGGAGAATATCTGCAGAATTCCGAACATCCGAGAATAGAAATCATTAAATTGCTTCTAAA ATATGGCGCTCGTATCATTCTAGAAATCCAGAAAAATCACAATCTTGGAATTCTGAAAGTAATTCATAGAGTTCATATTGGATTAAATCCAGAAATTATGATTCTTTTACTTGAAGCATCTGAATCATTCAATGTCTGTTATATTAGACAATCTGAGCAACTGACCGAAGACCACAAAGGCATGTTGTATGCAAAAGCTTTATAA